ACTTGGCTTTCTATGACGATATTTATCTGGCTTAAGACCAACGCTTTCCAAAAGTGTTGTGATTCTATCCTTAATCTTACGTTTATCCCACTTTTTAAGTTCTGGTACAATAGCTATATTTTCTTCAATTGTCATGTGAGGAAAGAGTCCAATTTGTTGAAGCACATATCCTATGCCCCATCGTAATTCATGGATATTATATTCACTTATCTTCTTTTCATTTATATAAATTGTACCATCACTTAAATTTATCAAACGATTTATCATTTTAAGTGTTGTAGTTTTTCCACATCCACTTGGTCCTATAATTACAAAGAATTCTCCTTTTTTAATTTCAAGACTTAAAGAATTAACTGCAATATTACCACCGGGATAAATCTTTGATACCTTATCAAATTTAATCATTTAGTTTACTCCTATATTCTCTTTTTATAAAGTTGTATAAATCTTCTGTTTCTTCTCCTGTAATTGTTTTGTAATCATTAGTTACCTCTCCAAGTAAATTATAGGCCGCAGCAACATATAATGATGCAAGTGTTGTTCCAAATCCCTTTGGCTGATCGTATGTTACCGCAAACTCTTCTACGGTCATCGGATTATATTTTATAGTTTTTCCACTAATTTCACTTAAAAGGCTTGCTAGTTCTACCATGGAATAATTTCTATTTCCTGTTAATGTGTACTTGTTTCCCTGAAGTTTCTTATCAGTAGCAATTTTTATTACCGCTTTTGCTATATCACTTCTAGAAATAAATGATATTTTCCCTTCCTCTGCTGGATAAATCAACTTTTCTCTCTTAATTAATTCAGGCATATATGGTGGAAGAGGATCAGCATACATCGCATTACGAATATAAGTATATTCAAGGTCACTAGATGCCAGTCTACGATGCGCATACCCAAAAGCAGGACTCATTTTAAATGGATTATTTTCATGATCAGCACAAAAACCTACATAAATGAAATGTTTAACTTTAGCTTTCTCTGCTGCTACAACTGCGTTTTCAAATTCAGTTACCCTTGGTAAATTTGGAACAACAATACTTGGTATATAAATTAGTACGTCAGTATTTTTAAAAGCTTCTATTAACTCAATTTCAGCGTTATAATCTGCCTTTTTCACGCTAACCCCTTGAGACATATATTGACTTGCCCTTTTGGGACTCCGAACAGTTAATATTAATTCTTCTGGTTTTATAACCTTTAATGCTGCTTCAACAATTTTACTTCCTAATTGCCCAGTAGCAGCTGTAATATTGTAAATCATAATATAACCTCCAATTTTTTTTTTATAAAATATCTTGCAAAACCTTAGAAATGTCGTTATTAATTTCAATAGATTTTTGAGCTATCTTACTTGGCACTTCCCAGTAGCTCATGTTAATACGGATAAGTCTTGCATATTCATATTGCTCAGTTATATTTTCAAAAGGATATCTTATAATTACAGGTGTATTATATCCAACGCCAAGTTCTAAGAGCACAAGTTTTTTGCCCTTAGATTCATTAATGTATTTCTGAAAAACATTAGTGTTAATCATGTGTGGTTTCTGAACAAATGTATCATCCTTGCGAAGATTCGGAACAAGCAAACGGCCACAACGAGGACACCTTGGAATATCTTCCTCTCGAATGTGTACATCGTCATCATTCATGTTTGCAAGCATATTATCTACCATTTTCTTGTTATCATATACCTCATCTGTACATGGCTTTGAACATTGAAAAAGAGAATAAGAACCCTGTGGTCCATATATTTTGTCACTTGGAAATCCAGCCTTTTCAAATTGACCATCTACATTAGTGGAACAAATGAAATAGTCCTTATCTTTAACGATTTCAAATAAATCGTTATATGGTTTCAAAGCTGGGGCCTCATAAAATATCTTACTTATATGCCTTGCCCAATATGCCCAATATGAAGTTACATTCTCATCATTTACATCCCAAAACATTGACTGCATATCAATAATAGTTTGATATCCTTTTCCACAATACATATGAAACCACTTTTTAAACAACTCTTTATCTGTATACGAAATGCCCCCTGAAGCCGATAAGCCAGCGCCAGCACCTATTATAATTCTATCAGACTCTTGTATTAATTTTTTAACATCACAAATCTTATCCCAATATGTTTTTATAGATGGTGAAATCTTGTTTTGTATAAACATTATAAATTATCCTTTCTAAATTATTATTGTTAGTACTTAAAAAAACTAATACTGTTTCAATCGCAATTTCAGCTGCCCTTTTCTGAGGAAAATTAAAAACACCCGTGGAAATACAACAGAAAGCAATAGATTTGACATTATTTTGAACAGCAAGCTTCAAACAAGAAAAATAACATTCTTTAAGCTGCTGCTCTTGGCTTTTAGATGGTTTATTTTGAATAATAGGTCCAACAGTGTGTATAACATACTTGCATGGTAAATTGTAGGCCTTTGTAATCATAGCTGATCCTGTAGGTTCCAATCCTTTTTTCTTTTGCATTAGCTCATTACATTCCTCGCGCAATTGTATTCCTGCCGCAGAATGAATAGCATTATCAATGCATTTATGACAAGGCTGAAAGCAACCAAGCATATGTGAATTTGCAGCATTAACTATAACATCAACTTCAAGAGTTGTTATGTCTCCTTGCCATATAGAGATTTTATTGTTTGTTGGAACAGTCATAATATCCATAAGGTTAACTATACCTTTTTCACTTGCTTCTGAAGATAAGAATTCATCCTGTATCTTTAGAAATTTCTCACTTATAGGATTTGGTGGTCTAACATTCATAAGAGCACGAAGAAGTTTTCTTTTCTCATTATATACAGTTGGAA
This window of the Clostridium estertheticum genome carries:
- a CDS encoding SDR family oxidoreductase: MIYNITAATGQLGSKIVEAALKVIKPEELILTVRSPKRASQYMSQGVSVKKADYNAEIELIEAFKNTDVLIYIPSIVVPNLPRVTEFENAVVAAEKAKVKHFIYVGFCADHENNPFKMSPAFGYAHRRLASSDLEYTYIRNAMYADPLPPYMPELIKREKLIYPAEEGKISFISRSDIAKAVIKIATDKKLQGNKYTLTGNRNYSMVELASLLSEISGKTIKYNPMTVEEFAVTYDQPKGFGTTLASLYVAAAYNLLGEVTNDYKTITGEETEDLYNFIKREYRSKLND
- a CDS encoding SIR2 family NAD-dependent protein deacylase; this translates as MFIQNKISPSIKTYWDKICDVKKLIQESDRIIIGAGAGLSASGGISYTDKELFKKWFHMYCGKGYQTIIDMQSMFWDVNDENVTSYWAYWARHISKIFYEAPALKPYNDLFEIVKDKDYFICSTNVDGQFEKAGFPSDKIYGPQGSYSLFQCSKPCTDEVYDNKKMVDNMLANMNDDDVHIREEDIPRCPRCGRLLVPNLRKDDTFVQKPHMINTNVFQKYINESKGKKLVLLELGVGYNTPVIIRYPFENITEQYEYARLIRINMSYWEVPSKIAQKSIEINNDISKVLQDIL
- a CDS encoding protein-ADP-ribose hydrolase, whose product is MTKIERLNFLIKELKNEENEYYGLEIPTVYNEKRKLLRALMNVRPPNPISEKFLKIQDEFLSSEASEKGIVNLMDIMTVPTNNKISIWQGDITTLEVDVIVNAANSHMLGCFQPCHKCIDNAIHSAAGIQLREECNELMQKKKGLEPTGSAMITKAYNLPCKYVIHTVGPIIQNKPSKSQEQQLKECYFSCLKLAVQNNVKSIAFCCISTGVFNFPQKRAAEIAIETVLVFLSTNNNNLERIIYNVYTKQDFTIYKNILG